A window of Syntrophales bacterium genomic DNA:
GGAAAGCCCAAGGGCGTCATGCACACCACGGGCGGCTACCTCGTCTTCGTCGCCTACACCCACAAGATGATCTTCGACTACAAGGAAGAGGACGTCTACTGGTGCACCGCCGACATCGGCTGGGTCACGGGACACTCCTACATCGTGTACGGTCCCCTCTGCAACGGCGCCACCTCGGTCATGTTCGAGGGCGTGCCCAACTACCCCGACATCAGCCGCTTCTGGAAGATCGTCGAGAAGTACAAGGTCAACATCTTCTACACCGCTCCCACGGCCATCCGCGCCATCGCCAAGGAAGGCAACGAGTGGGTCAAGAAGGCCGACATCTCCAGCCTCCGGATCCTCGGAACCGTCGGCGAGCCCATCAACCCCGAGGCCTGGAACTGGTACTACAACATCATCGGCCGCGGCGAGTGCCCCATCGTGGACACCTGGTGGCAGACCGAGACGGGCGGCATCCTCATCACCCCGCTCCCCGGAGCCATCGACATCAAGCCCGGCATGGCCACCATGCCCTTCCCAGGTGTCTGGCCCGTTCTCCTGGATGACGAAGGCAAGGAAATCACGACCACCGAGGCCTCCGGCGCCCTCTGCATCAAGCGCCCCTGGCCCGGCATCATGCGCGGCGTCTATGGAGATCCCAAGCGCTTCGCCGAGACCTACTTCGAGCAGTTCCCCGGCTACTACGTGACGGGTGACGGCTGCCGCCGCGACAAGGACGGCTACTACCAGATCACCGGGCGTATCGATGACGTCATCAACGTTTCCGGACACCGGATGGGAACGGCGGAAGTGGAGAGCGCGCTGGTCGCCCACGCCAAGGTTGCCGAGGCGGCCGTTGTCGGCTATCCCCATGACCTGAAGGGCCAGTCGATCTATGCCTACGTGACGGTGAAGAGTGGTGTCGAAAAGTCCGATGCCCTCAAAAAGGAACTGGTTGCCCATGTCCGGACCCTGATCGGTCCCATCGCCACGCCGGAAAAGATCCAGTTCGCCGACGGTCTGCCCAAGACCCGGAGCGGCAAGATCATGCGGCGTATCCTCAAGAAGGTTGCCGCCAATCAGATCGACGACCTTGGCGACACCACCACGCTGGCCGATCCTTCCGTTGTCGACGACATCGTGAAGAACCGGCTCTAATCGACAGGATGTAACAAGAGGGCGGGACTCCCCGCCCTCTTGCATGAAGAAACCAATACATGCTGGATGGAGGGGTCGTCCGCACAAGGCCGGCTCCCATTCGGGAAGGAGGAGAACGTGAATATCATTGCATGTGTAAAGCAGGTTCCGGATACGGAAGCCCAGATCAAGGTCAAGGCCGATGGTTCGGGGATCGACGAGGGCGGCATCAAGTGGGTCATGAATCCCTATGACGAGTTTGGTGTTGAAGAAGCCCTGAAGTTGAAGGAGAAGGTCGGCGGCGACGTGACGATCGTGTCCATCGGACCCGCCCGGGCCATGGAAACCATTCGCACCGCGCTGGCCATGGGCGCCGAGAAGGGCGTACACATCGACGACCCCGCCCTCAACGCGGCCGATGCCTACACCACGGCGGCGGCCCTGGCGGCGGCCATCAAGGGCATGCCCTATGACATCATTTTCTGCGGCCAGCGGGCCATCGACGATGACTCCGCCCAGGTCGGTGCCATCCTGGCGGAACTCCTGGGCATTCCCCAGGTGACCTTCGTCACGAAGCTGGACATCGACGGAACGGCCGTCAAGGCCGTGCGGCCCATCGAGGGCGCCCAGCTGGTCATCGAGACGGCGCTGCCCTGCGTGATTACTGCGACCAAGGGTCTCAACGAGCCCCGCTACGCCTCGCTCCCCGGCATCATGAAAGCCAAGAAGAAGCCGGTCGATGCGAAGAACGCCGCCGCTCTCGGCGTCTCCGCCGATGCCAAATCGAAAGTGGCGAAGATGGTCCCCCCGCCCGCCCGTCCTCCTGGAAAGATTCTCTGCGCCGACGATACGCCCGAAGGCAAGGCGGCGGAACTGGCGAAGCTTCTGCGGGAAGAGGCGAAGGTCATCTAATTATAAAAACATACGGAATCACGGAGGATATCGATCATGGCAAAAGGTGTATGGATTGTTGCAGAACTGCGTGACGGCGCCTTCCGGAAGGTGACTTTCGAGTTGGCCAGCACCGCCCGGAAACTGGCGGACCAGCTGGGCGAGGAAGCCTGCGCCGTGGTGTGCGGCTCCGGCGTGTCGGGCATTGCCGGAGAGCTGGGAAAATACGGAATCGACAAGGTTTACGTGGCCGACAATGCCGCGTTCGAGCCCTATACGACGGATGCCCATGCGGCGGCCGTCGCCAAGGTTGTGAAGGACAACGATGCGGCCATCCTGCTGGTGGCAGCCTCTTTTCAGGGCAAGGATCTGGCCCCCCGGCTGGTCGGCAAGCTGGCCACCGGCATGGCTTCGGACTGCACGGATGTGAAGATTGCCGATGGCAAGCTCCTGGCGGTTCGCCCCATGTACGCCGGCAAGTGCTTTGGTGAGATCGTCACGTCCGCAACGCCGCAGATCGCAGCCCTGCGTCCGAACGTCTTCCCGATTGTCGAGACCGCAAAGGCCGGCGCCGTCGAGTCGTTCGACCCGGGTTTGGGCGACCTGAAGACGAAGGTCCTGGAAGTGCAGAAGGAACAGTCGGGCAAGATCGACGTGTCGGAAGCGAACATCATCGTCTCCGGCGGCCGCGGGATGAAGGGCCCGGAAAACTTCGCCATCCTGGAAGAGCTGGCGGCCGTTCTCGGAGCCGCGGTGGGTGCCTCGCGTGCCGCCGTGGACGCCGGCTGGAGAGCCCAGTCGGACCAGGTGGGACAGACCGGCAAGGTCGTGTCTCCGAACCTGTACATCGCCTGTGGAATTTCGGGCGCCATCCAGCATCTCGCCGGCATGAGCTCCTCGAAGTACATCGTGGCCGTCAACAAGGATCCGGAAGCCCCGATCTTCCAGAAGGCCGATTACGGGCTCGTGGATGACCTCTTCAAGGTCGTGCCGGCCCTGACGCAGGAGTGCAAGAAGCTGCTTGGGTAGCAGGTTTCTTCAGTGGTAAGTCGCAGTGGGTAGCCGGCGGCCGTCAGGGTCGTCGGCTACCTGCACGTTTCCCATGCGTACGTCTTTCACCGCTGTCTTTGCTTCCCATTCGCCACCCCTCGCTGATCACGCAAGAACATATCGCTTGGAGGAGTTATGGCACACGGAATCGCACCAATCGGAATCGGCAACGAAGGCCGGCAGGTATTCTGGAATGCCGAGAGCTTCGAGCTGTTCCTCTTCCTTTTTACCGGCATTGCCATGGTCATCTTTGCAGTCGGCTTGTTCCGGCGCTGGCAGATGTGGACCGCCATGGGCAAACCGGAAATCCGCACGGACAACCGCAACGAACGGCTCAAGCTGCTCTGGAGAAACGGAATCCTGCAGATCAAGACTTGGCAAGACCTGTACCCGGGCATCATGCACGGCATGATCTTCTTCGGGTTCTTCGTTCTCATTTTCGGGGCCGCTTTCGACGCGACCGAGTTTCACATTACCGAACCTTTCGGCATCGCTTTCCTCAGGGGCAAGTTCTACCTCGTGTTCTCCATGATCATGGATCTCTTCGGTCTCTTCGTCCTGATCGGTGTCCTCATGGCCCTGTGGAGACGCTACATCCAGAGACCAGACCGCCTGACCTACAAGGGGAATCCGGATACGACCCCCGATGACGCCATCGTCCTGCTTTTGATCCTCGGTATCATCGTAACGGGATTCATCATCGAGGCTCTCCGGATCCATGTCACCTGGCAGGAGGCGCCCTGGGAGACCTGGTCGTTTGTGGGCTGGAACCTGGCCAAGGCCTTTTCCGGAGTTGAACCGGGATCTGCAAAGGCGATGCATGCGGCGACCTGGTGGATCCACACCTTCATCGCCCTGGGATTCATCGCCTACATCCCCTATTCGCGGCTGATGCACATCATCACGACACCGGCCAACCACTTCATGACAACCCTGAAACCGGTCGGCCAGCTGGAGCCCATCCGCGACTTCGAGAATGCAGAGAGCTTTGGTGTGGGCACCCTGGAGGAGTTCACCTGGAAGCAGATCTTTGACTCCGACGCCTGCACCCGCTGCGGGCGATGCCAGGATGGATGCCCGGCTTACCTGACGGGCAAGCACCTTTCGCCCAAGAAGCTGGTTCAGGACATCAAGACCTACTGGCTGGAGAAGGCACCGGCCGCCGTTGCGGCAAAGAACGCCACTGCCGGCGACGGCAAGCTCGCCAAGCTGGGAAGGATACTGGATCTGGCCTCCCTCATCGGGAAAGTCAAAATGGCCGGAGAGGGATACCAGCCGCCTGCGGAGCGGGCCCTCGTGGGCGAAGCCATCGATCTCCACGAGTTGTGGGACTGCACGAACTGCATGTACTGCATGGAGAACTGCTCGTCTTCCATTGAGCATGTACCCAAGATCGTCGGCATGCGGCAGTACAAGGTCCTGATGGAGGCGGACTTTGCCCCCGAGCTTCAGTTGACCTACCGTAACATGGAAAACAACTCCAATCCCTGGGGCGTGGGATCCCACCTCCGGGCGGATTGGGCCAAGGAACTTGGCGTGAAGACGCTGGCTGAGGACGCCAACGTGGAATACCTCTTCTACGTGGGCTGTGCCGGCTCCTTTGACGACCGCGGCAAGAAGGTCACCGTCGCGTTCACCAAAATTCTCCAGGCGGCGGGAGTCAGCTTCGGCATCCTGGGAAACGAGGAGAGCTGCTGCGGCGACTCGGCCATGCGGGGAGGGAACGAATACCTCTATCAGACACTCGCCCAGGCGAACATCGAGATGATGAAAGCCTATGGCGTGAAGAAGGTCATCGCCACCTGCCCCCACGGCTACAATGCCCTGAAGAAGGATTATCCAAACTTCGACGGGAACTTCGAGGTCTATCACCACACGGAGATCATCGCCGACCTGATCGCCCAGGGAAAAATCAAGCTGCAGAAACCTGTGGAAGGTGCCTTCACCTACCATGACTCCTGCTTCCTGGGACGTTACAATAACGTGTACGAGCAGCCCCGAAAGATCCTCGCGGCGGTTCCCGGCGCGAAGACGGTGGAGATGGCTCGGAACCACGGCAAGAGCTTCTGCTGCGGCGCCGGCGGTGCTCGCATGTGGATGGAGGAGCACGGCGACCGCATCAACGACGCCCGGGCCAAGCAGGCCATCGACGTGAATGCGGACACCATCGCCGTCGGATGTCCCTTCTGTCTCACCATGATGAGCGATGGAATCAAGTTCCACGGCAAGGAAGAGAGCATGAAAGCCCTCGACCTGGCGGAGATCGTCTGGAAGGCCATGGGTCTTGAGGAAGAGCCGGCCCCGGTCGAGGTCTGTGCCGCACCGGCGGAGGAATAAAATAGTTTCAGGCAGATCGTTTTCACGGCCCCGGCTCGAGCGAGCCGGGGCTTTTTTTATGGATAATGGGAAGACGATCCATTATAATCCAACCGATTAACTTCCGTGTCTCACCGCGCACCCCCTACCGGAACGTGGAATGCACGCGCGGCATCCGCGCCGGTATGGAAGAAACCGTTACAATTCGGTCCGTTTTTTTCTCGAAAGGAGGCTTTTCATGGCAGGAGAGAGCGTCTATGCAAAGAAACTGTGGCTGAAGTCTTACGAGCAGGGAGTTCCCGAAAACGTCAAGTACGAGAATATTTGTCTTCCGGACATCATGGAGCGGACGGCCGGGCAGTTCCCGGACAGGCCCGCTCTCATCTTCCAGGGATATACCGCTTCGTTCCGGCAGATGAAGGACATGGTGGACCGATTCGCCGCCTGCCTGACGGATTTCGGGATCCGGAAGGGCGATGCTGTGGCCCTTCTCCTGCCGAACGTGATCCCCTGCGTCGTGGCCTATTATGCAATCCTCAAGATCGGCGCCATCGCCGTCATGAACAATCCCCTCTATTCCGACCCGGAGCTG
This region includes:
- a CDS encoding electron transfer flavoprotein subunit alpha/FixB family protein, which codes for MAKGVWIVAELRDGAFRKVTFELASTARKLADQLGEEACAVVCGSGVSGIAGELGKYGIDKVYVADNAAFEPYTTDAHAAAVAKVVKDNDAAILLVAASFQGKDLAPRLVGKLATGMASDCTDVKIADGKLLAVRPMYAGKCFGEIVTSATPQIAALRPNVFPIVETAKAGAVESFDPGLGDLKTKVLEVQKEQSGKIDVSEANIIVSGGRGMKGPENFAILEELAAVLGAAVGASRAAVDAGWRAQSDQVGQTGKVVSPNLYIACGISGAIQHLAGMSSSKYIVAVNKDPEAPIFQKADYGLVDDLFKVVPALTQECKKLLG
- a CDS encoding electron transfer flavoprotein subunit beta/FixA family protein; the protein is MNIIACVKQVPDTEAQIKVKADGSGIDEGGIKWVMNPYDEFGVEEALKLKEKVGGDVTIVSIGPARAMETIRTALAMGAEKGVHIDDPALNAADAYTTAAALAAAIKGMPYDIIFCGQRAIDDDSAQVGAILAELLGIPQVTFVTKLDIDGTAVKAVRPIEGAQLVIETALPCVITATKGLNEPRYASLPGIMKAKKKPVDAKNAAALGVSADAKSKVAKMVPPPARPPGKILCADDTPEGKAAELAKLLREEAKVI
- the acs gene encoding acetate--CoA ligase, giving the protein MAEEKVQLKEVYPVPEKIKKMAYISGREAYDKIWKRSIDDPDGFWSEIAKEYVEWFKPFDKVMDYNFDIKKGDIYVKFFEGGKLNVSYNCLDKQLKTRANKVAIQFEGNEPGEDRAITYKQLHEEVCKFANVLKSLGIKKGDRVCLYLPMIPELAISMLACTRIGAVHSIVFGGFSSDSLRDRLQDSTSKILVTCDGTFRGAKAVPQKDSADAAVAESPSVEKIIVVKRVGDKIKCNMNPAKDIWWDDAMAKVSADCPAEPMDAEDPLFILYTSGSTGKPKGVMHTTGGYLVFVAYTHKMIFDYKEEDVYWCTADIGWVTGHSYIVYGPLCNGATSVMFEGVPNYPDISRFWKIVEKYKVNIFYTAPTAIRAIAKEGNEWVKKADISSLRILGTVGEPINPEAWNWYYNIIGRGECPIVDTWWQTETGGILITPLPGAIDIKPGMATMPFPGVWPVLLDDEGKEITTTEASGALCIKRPWPGIMRGVYGDPKRFAETYFEQFPGYYVTGDGCRRDKDGYYQITGRIDDVINVSGHRMGTAEVESALVAHAKVAEAAVVGYPHDLKGQSIYAYVTVKSGVEKSDALKKELVAHVRTLIGPIATPEKIQFADGLPKTRSGKIMRRILKKVAANQIDDLGDTTTLADPSVVDDIVKNRL
- a CDS encoding heterodisulfide reductase-related iron-sulfur binding cluster, coding for MAHGIAPIGIGNEGRQVFWNAESFELFLFLFTGIAMVIFAVGLFRRWQMWTAMGKPEIRTDNRNERLKLLWRNGILQIKTWQDLYPGIMHGMIFFGFFVLIFGAAFDATEFHITEPFGIAFLRGKFYLVFSMIMDLFGLFVLIGVLMALWRRYIQRPDRLTYKGNPDTTPDDAIVLLLILGIIVTGFIIEALRIHVTWQEAPWETWSFVGWNLAKAFSGVEPGSAKAMHAATWWIHTFIALGFIAYIPYSRLMHIITTPANHFMTTLKPVGQLEPIRDFENAESFGVGTLEEFTWKQIFDSDACTRCGRCQDGCPAYLTGKHLSPKKLVQDIKTYWLEKAPAAVAAKNATAGDGKLAKLGRILDLASLIGKVKMAGEGYQPPAERALVGEAIDLHELWDCTNCMYCMENCSSSIEHVPKIVGMRQYKVLMEADFAPELQLTYRNMENNSNPWGVGSHLRADWAKELGVKTLAEDANVEYLFYVGCAGSFDDRGKKVTVAFTKILQAAGVSFGILGNEESCCGDSAMRGGNEYLYQTLAQANIEMMKAYGVKKVIATCPHGYNALKKDYPNFDGNFEVYHHTEIIADLIAQGKIKLQKPVEGAFTYHDSCFLGRYNNVYEQPRKILAAVPGAKTVEMARNHGKSFCCGAGGARMWMEEHGDRINDARAKQAIDVNADTIAVGCPFCLTMMSDGIKFHGKEESMKALDLAEIVWKAMGLEEEPAPVEVCAAPAEE